Sequence from the Bos indicus x Bos taurus breed Angus x Brahman F1 hybrid chromosome 16, Bos_hybrid_MaternalHap_v2.0, whole genome shotgun sequence genome:
CACTGACATTTCAGGTTGGGTGTctgaattatttgtttttgtgaAACCTCTTCCCCCAGCTGGCTGGCTATTAGCATCAGGTGATCCTGGGagtggggagcagggtggggcaGACCCTCCAGGCTGACTCCTGAGGGAGGGAATGCACTGATTTGTGAGGCTTTTGATTGTCTTAGGTTTGCAACAGTGGTGTTGGGTCTAGTCAGCCTGAAAAATGTGGCGGTGTCCTTTGCTGAGACCGTGAAGAGCTCAGCTCCCATCTTCACTGTGATCCTGTCGCGGACGGTCCTGGGGGAGCACACTGGTGAGCAGCCCCCCACGCCCGGCCTCATCGCGCCTCTGTGTCCCTCCAAGGCTCAGCAGATGGGACTCAATCACAGATCTCTAAGCTGGGCCGGGGCAGGCACTGTCCAGCTGCACACACGTCCCTGACTCTCCTGCCAGCCTGTAGGGGGTGGGGTCCTGTGATGAGCAGACTCATCACATGACTTATGTTTGCCCTGGGGGCAGGAGTGCTGCTCAGAGAGGGAGCTGAGTTGGCTTCAATTAGGAAATGACCAGAAGGTAAAACCAGGCAGCACCCGGCACCCTGGGGAGGAGGTGGTAGGGAGAAGGCACAGCTGGGCACCTCGCAGATCGGGCCCCTGGAGCCAGGCCAGCGTGCAGGTGATGGTAAAGCAGAGTCGGATCAAAGTGTGACCGCAGTTGCTGCAATCCCACACAGCAGGAAACAGCCTGACCGCACTGGTGCCTTCACCCACAGGGGCTTCCAGTGCCTTAGGGACGCCAGGCCACAGCGAAGGCACTGTCTGGCTGGAACAGTTAGGAAATCTTGATAAAATGCAATTTGTTGGGGAGAATGACTGAGGTACCCAGACTTGTGGGGCCAAGGTGTGGAGTTCCCAGAGGGGTGACCCCCGAAGGCACCCCAGCAGAGCCGCCTCATGGGTCCTGGCAACGGGCACAGCCCCAGCAGAGCCCTGAGCCCACCACCGCCCACCGCGCAGGCGTCTGCCTCCTTGGTGGCCTCCCAGCCACAGTCCCACGTGTGGTCCACGCCCAGCAGACAGCTCCTTCCGTGGTGACACTCAAGGCCTCACAGGCCCATGGATTTGCTGTGTGGACAGCACTGTCCTGGGCGGGGTAGTGGTCACAGTCTCAGGAGGTTACCAGATTGTCTGAGGGCTGCACTTCTGCTCTGTTTTGCTAAGCGTGAAAGGCTTGTCCCTTCGTCTGCTTTGAATTTCAAGATAAATGAAATGCCATGTCTGAAATCCAAGTAGAGGCATGGGAGGTGGGGGGACTGGAGGCCCTGTGCCCACTGACAAAGTTTTCTGTTGTCCCGAAAGGACTTTCTACCTTGTTGTCAAGACTGTTGGTTATGAAGGCAGGAGGGCTGGACGCCCTGAGGTGTGGGGCCTCCTTCCTCCCCTAGCCTTCCCTGGAGACCACCCTTCACCCTTTGTTTCACAAGTGAGAGCTTGGCGACTGTGGGGTGGGGTGCAAAAATCGGGGCTTGGAGCTGGCAACTCTGGTGTGGAGCCCTCTGCGCCACGTGCCTGGCCGGGGTAGGTGACACAGGCATGTGCTATTTTTTCCCTCCAGTGAGAAGTAAGCGAGCAGAACACCCCTGGGGGGCAGCTGGGTCCACTGGGGGGCACTGCAGCCCAGCCATGTGCTCTCCCTCTGCAGGGCTACTGGTCAACCTTTCCCTCATCCCGGTCATGGGTGGCCTGGCACTGTGCACAGCCACCGAGATGAGCTTCAACTTCCTGGGGTTCTCAGCCGCCTTGTCCACCAACATCATGGACTGGTGAGTCTGCAGGGTGGGAGCTGGGCACGTGAGGCCCACTGCTGGAGTGCAGGCACCAGGCCCGATGGCTGACAGCTGCACGCAGCCTGCTCTTGCGCGTCGCCATCTctgaggggagaagggaggcgGCAGCGGCACTTATGTCTAAGCTTGTGTCATTGCTGGTACTTCCAGAGAGACCAGAGGGTCTCCGAGTGGTGCATGAGTAAAGAGAGAAACCACCTTTCATTCCATCTGACACTTGCTGTGTTTCCTTCAgcctcttctctgcctctctaGTTCCCAGAAACATAGCCCAGCTCAGTCCCAGTTTGCATCTCACCTGTAACTCCAGCACAGGATGGTCTCAGAAGCCTCCTCACTCACCGGCAGATGCTTCAGACCTCCTGGCCGCTGTCCTGCAGGGACTGTCCTTGCACGAGTCCCGCCAGGTTTCCCGCTGGCCTGCAGTGTCAGCCCTAGAGGAGGCGGGCCTGTGAGTGTCTTCCCCCAGCCTCACTTTGGTTCAAGTCCCCTTGGCCAGAGCTGGGGGCAGTGTTGGTGGTCTGGAAGCGGACACTGTCCTGTCTCCTCTCAGCCACCACTGGCCTTCCCAGCCAGTTCTATCCCTGTTTCCCTGGGTCTTCCTGTGCTCATACTGTCTGTCCTGTGGCTGCGGCTGATTTGTGGGAGCTCTGGGTGCCAAGAGGGGCTCTGTGCAGAGCTGGGTAACCCCAGGCATGCCCTCCACCTCTGAGACCTCAGCTTACCCACCTCTGAAAGGGGCAGCTCGGCCTGGCTCATGGATGCCCCACGTGTACCTGTTTCCAGAGGACAAGGCACTTCGAATGAGGTGGTCTCTGAGCTCACAtaatctcttctcttctttcttctagtTTGCAGAATGTTTTCTCCAAAAAACTCCTCAGTGGGGACAAATACAGATTCTCGTAAGTGTCACTGCCCCACAGAGACCAGAGCGCGCTGGACCCCAGCCCCAACCCTCGCAGAGAGCCCTGGACCCCAGCCCCAACACTCCCAGACCACCCTGGACCCCAGCCCCAACCCTCCCAGAGCTCCCTGTGCCCTAGCCCTGACCCTTCCATTTCCCTGGTGCCTTTAAAAGAACCTTGTTGAAACTGGGGAGAAAAACCTACCTGTTTCCAGTTGCCCTTGGGCAGGGATGCTGTCACTGTCCTGTAGCaggggagaagagggtagcaAGGCTGGGGGTAGGGTAGGTAGGCCGGGGTGAGGCTGGAGGGGTTGGGAGGCTCAGACGCCTGCCCTGTCCTGCAGGGCTGCAGAGCTGCAGTTCTACACTAGCACAGCGGCCGTGGCTATGCTCGTCCCAGCCTGGATCTTCTTCATGGTGAGTCCCACCATCACAGTCACCTTCAAGGGGGTGAGCCTGGCACTGTGTGGCTGCCACGCGCTTGAGGGGGCCTGACCGATGCAAACCCAAGCAGGTCCTGTGCCTGTGAGGGCTGGGCTGCAGCCCCAGTTCTGGAAACTTTGGCAGAAGGGTGTTAGGCACACTCTTGTGTTGTTGCCTTTTGGCCACACCTCATGGCCtgcaggatcttcgttccccaacccTGGGCACAGCAGTGGAAGAGCTGAGTCCCAACCACCAGGCCAACTGGTGGCCACTCCAACTGGTGGCCAACTGCAGGGAACTCCTGCAgttgtttcttatttcttctcttaCTTAAAAACATTGTGACCACCATAGAATAAGTCACAGGACAGAAACATGTAAAACAGAGGGTCTCTCCCCAGCCGCTCACACGCCCCCTCCTAGTGGAGCTGCTCCCTCTGTGTGTTTGTATGGCCACAAAGCTGCATACATGTGTCGTGAGTCCCATAGGAGCGCAGGTGTGCGTCTGCGTGGACCTGTCTTCTCAGCACGGTGGCGCTGGGCTGTCCAGTCCAAGCTCTGCCCTGACCCACCAGACGCAGTGGTCtggccctgcctctgccctgtACACGCAGCACATGACAGGGAGTTCCGTATGTCATGTCTTTCGTGGGTGAGGATGTTTCTCTGGGTTGTGTCCTTGGATTGGAATGGTTGAGAAAAAGAACATGCGTATCTAAACTTACTCTGGTATGATAAATACCTATTAAATTTACCATTCTGGCCGTTTTCTAGTGTACGTCAGGTACGTTGTTCACATCGTTGTGTGACCATCACCCCAGTTTTTTCATCGTCTCAAACTGAAGCTCTGACCCATTAAATGCTAACTCCtcacaccaccccaccccaccgggTGGAGGGGGCAAGACTTACCCTACCCCCCAGAGTTCCAGCTGGGCCTGAGAGTTAAACTGACTTAGATCAACAGGAGGCAAGCACATAGGTTCATTTAATATGAGCTTCATGTGATGCCAGAGCAAATGAAGCCCCAAACAAGTGGCAGAACCTCAGTGCTTCCACGTCAGGGTGAATGAGAAGGTGATTGTGGGCAAATGACTGAGACACTGGGGCGGCTGAAGGGGGACGAGAGGGATGATGACAAGGCCCCTgaatcccctctcctcctggttGCAGGGAAGGGGCAGCTCCCATGTGGGGTTTGTCTCCTGCTtctgggaaggaaaagagaggtcAGAGCACCCTTCTGGCACCTGCTGTTTTCTCAGTGCTTTGAGCTcaaaaataatccttatgccgaAGAGACAAACGTTGGGGGAGGGGTTCTGAATTTGGttaccctctcccccacccccggtTCCCACCCTCCTACCTTGTGTCTCTGTGACTCTGACTCCTCCAGGGACCTCACAGAAGTGGAATCACATCAGATTTGTCCTCTTGCATCTAGTTCATTTCACTCAACTTCATGTCATAAGGTCCGTCCACGGTGGAGCAGGTGTCAGGACCTCTTCCCTGTTTAAGGCTGAATAGACAGACGTATGgctggaccacattttgtttacccatctTCCaatggtggacatttgggttgcttccacttttaGGCTGTTATGAGTAATGTTGTTCTGAATGTGAGTGTGTAAGTACTTTTTCAAGACCCTGCTATCTGTTCTTCAGGGTACAGACCACAAGGGGAGTCCTGGCTCACATGGGCAGTTGTGTGTGTAATTTTTTGAAGGTTGACTAGTCTGTTTTCCCACGGCAGTCGCACCATTGTGCATTCCTACCTCCAGTACTCAGGGTCCAACTTCCCTGTCCTCGCCAGTGCTTgttgttttctggtttttgttttttgatggcagccatccCAATGAGTGGGAGcaggtacctcactgtagttttttttcccgaggctttttatttgtttgttttggctgcactgggtcttcattgctatgcttgggcatctcactgtggtggcttctctggttgcggagcacaggccctGGAGTGCTGGCTCATCTGTGGCACACGGGCATGGTCGCGACATCGCATgcgggatcttcgttccctggcTGGGACGGAGCCCGCGTCCCATGCGTTGTaaattctaaaccactggaccaccagggaagcccccttggtgtagttttgatttgttcttccctgatggtcagtgatgttgggcatcttgtCACGTGCTTAGAGGCTGTGTGTGTTTCGTGTGTAAAGTTTTGATCATTGCCGTCCACGTGCTGCCCCAGAGTCCTCTGCAGTGTCATTCCCTTTACCCAGACCCTGGGGCACAGATGCCACCAGAGTTCCCCCAGGGGCCACACAGCAGCCATCCCTCTGGCTCTGGTGCAGGACCTGCCGGTGATCGGGAGGAGTGGGAGGAGCTTCCGCTACAGCCAGGAcgtggtgctgctgctgttggCAGATGGCGTGCTGTTCCACCTGCAGAGCGTCACGGCCTACGCCCTCATGGGGAGGATCTCCCCTGTGACCTTCAGGTAAGGACAGGAGATGAGGTGCATCTGGGTCACGTGTAGAGGGGAACGCTTGCCACTTGATGTTTTTATCAGAGGGCTCTGTGATTGTGGGTCACAGTGTAGTGATTGCTGTGCCCAGTGGTCATAATTACTTGGCCATTCTGTATTGGTGCCATTTGAAACATGAATAGGAAAGCCTGTGAAATAGATTTTTAGGGGGATTCCCCACTGGGAATCTGTGCACAGAAGAGAGTTCCTTTCAGTGTTGTGAGGTACTTCTCCCCAGAACAGCACTGTCCGGGGAATCTCCTGGGATGATAGAGGGTGGGAGCCCCTGGCCATGTGTGGATCCTGAGCACCTAGAACTGGCAGAGTGCTGAGGAGTCGAAGTCTGTTTTTCTGACTTTAATCAGCTCGCACTCAGCAGCCCCACTGACTCCCTGCTGGGAACTCAGCACCAAGCTCGGGTTTCATGAGCTTCTTCCCTAACTGGACAGCCTTAGTGCTGATTTGACACCAGAGGGGTTTTGGTAACAGAAAGGAAGGAGCCCAGGTCACCAGCAAGCCTGAAAACCCACCCAGTGATTGTCCTTGGATTTGGCTGTCATATTGTTGTGGAAACTTTTTAGCAGCCCTTTGTCCTTTAACTTCAGAACAGTCACGGGAGAGCAGGATTGTCCGCAGATCTGAGGGCCTCAGGGGCCTCGCGCTGCTCTCAGACCTGGCAGCCTCTTCCCACATCCTGGGAGAGGGGCCTGCAGGGCTGTCAGGGCCGCCTGGGTGCCACGTCCCCTGACTCAAGTGGTCAGTATGTTTTATGAGTCTGTTTCCTGTATGACAACAGGAATTATTTCCAAATATCCCTGAAACTTTCTTTTCAGGGGTTGTTAGTGACGGTCCATATAAAGACAGGAAACTGGTTCTTTTTAAGGGAAATAGCTTATGgcagaaaaatacaaaagttaaCTTTAAATTATCCATAATGGCAGCCCAGGAGACAAACCCTTGTGGTCATTGCATCCTCACGAGGTCCCAGCAGTGAGCAAGCAGCATGGTGTCATTTCCAGACAGCTTTCCTAAGGGAGCACTTCCCACTCTGTGGAGAGTAGGCCGCAGTGTTGGGGGTGAAAGCTGTAATGCCTACAGTTCACTTAGAAATATTTCCATCAAAGAAAGGACAAAGTAAGGCACAAGACTGAGCCTGAAGATGCCACCCAGCTCTGTTGTCCCTCTTCTCTGTGATCTCTGTTCTAGTAGGTAGGACCCCAACACAAAGGGGGGTTAGCGGAGGTGCCTATGGCCCCCGCTGACCTCCCTGCTCTCCTGCAGCGTCGCCAGCACTGTAAAGCATGCCCTGTCCATCTGGCTCAGCGTCATCGTTTTCGGTAACAAAGTCACCAGCCTGTCAGCTGTGGGTACCGTGCTGGTCACAGCTGGCGTCCTGCTCTACAATAAGGCCAAGCAACAGCAGCGCGAGGCCATGCAGAGCCTGGCCTCGGCCACCACCCAGCCCCCGGATGGCAGCTCTGAGCTGCTGCTCCCCCAGGACCCCCGGCCACACCACTGAATCCCAAAGCCATGGGGGCACCACACCACCCCCTCTTCGCTGACGGGGGAACCCCTTTGCCTCTCTCTCCCTGTGGACAGCGGGTGTGGGACCACCTGGCTCTACAGGTCACAGTCATTGTGGGAGGCAAGGTGGGCAGCCTTTTCCGCTTTTTTCTGGGGCTGTCAGTCAGAACTGGCAGGAACTTGAATTGGGTTGGAGAACACAGCTGCCACTGAGCCATGGCTGAGCCCCCTGACAACCTCCTCCTGGCAGCCTCTGCGCACCCCAGCATCTGGGCCAGGCCCCAACTCCTCTGTGAGTGATGACCACTTGGGAAGCTGGAGCTGTGTCCAGGTTCCAGCGGGCACCCCCTCACTTGGAGCCAGTGTGGGGTACCGGCTCCTTCATGCCAGCCATCAGCAGCTGCTGGAGTCCACCCTGCTCCTTGGCCATTGGGGATCTGCTGGGCTTGGCCAAGCTGAGGCCCCCAGGGCCAGGGCGTGGAGGCCACTGCAGTGGGCATAGTGGCATGGGACAGATGGGGTGAGAACCTGGGGTTCCCTGCTCCTGAGGACAGGATGTCTATCTCCTCTACCCAAGGCAGAGCTGTCGCATCAGTACCACTTAGGGAAGGTGGGCTGCCCCTCCCCACATCTGCTATGCTGAGCCTCCCACCTCCAGAGTGTCCTGTCCCTTGTGGGCAGCCAGGTTGCGCCCCCCCCACCTCAACACCCAGACCCAGATGTGGTTTCCGGCCTGAAAGCTACAGGTAGATGACCACAAGGCAAGGCGGGGCTGTGTCCCTTCTGTTCCCATACTCGTAGGTTAGAGGCAGGCTCTTCTAAAGGGGCTCCAGGAGCCCGTTTCCACCCAGCCAGTCTCGAGCCTCCTGGTCTCACTGACAAGGGTGTTATGATTTCCCCCTTGTGAATGATGAACAGGACGAATGTGGAGTGTTTACACTTTTGTCATGCTGCATTTTAAATGACAGTGtaagttttaaaaggaaacacaGGTACAGATGGCTTCTGGAATGCATGGACTGTGCTGGGTAAACCAGAGTCAGACCCACGGCCCAGCCCGGCCCTCCTGCCCCAGGGCagacagccagccagccaggtGTTTAAGGCTCCACCTCTCTCTTTACTCCTCGCCCCACATCCTGTTGGAACTTCTGGTCAGGgtggagcccccctcccacctaccAGACTGGAGCTCTGGGATTTGTCAGGCACAGCCCAACTCAGGGGCCGCGGGCTGGCCACCTGCCCGTCTCTAGCCGGCCTGTGGGATGGAGCGACCCGAGGGCACAAGTGGCCCACGAGTCTCGGGAACAGTCCCTGCTGTCCAGGCCCTGGCGCCTTAATTGCTTCTCTGGTTTTCTGGTTGGCTTCTCAACTGGAAAATATAAACCAGCCCTTCCTGGAGAGCAAGTCTCTTAGAAACAAAGAGCAATAAGTGCATCTCATTAAGTTCTGCCGACTTTGAAAGTCTGTCGTGATGAGGGATTAAAAATGGGGCCTTTTAACTACAAACAACCTTTTATGAAGCTGACCTCCTTGCTCAGAGGTCAGCAGGTCACACGCAGCTTCCCTGTACAGGGTAGCAGGTGTCTTTCCCAGGTTTCccccctttcctctttttctgcttACCCTTAAACAAAGCTAAAGAGGATGCTGGGGCAGTGGCTGGGGCAGCGCATTGCTCTGTGAGGACCAGAGGGAAAGCACCACTTCTGGGGGGCTCTTGCCTCTGCCCTCAGACTGGGGCCACAACACCTGCAGCTGCCGGCGAGACATGAAGAAGGGGAGCATGTGTGTCGCCAGCTGCAGACTGTCATCTGAGAGTGAGCAGGTGCCAGCTGCTTGTGTCTGAGTGTTGTTAGGGGCCTCTTTTGATTTTCCAGATTTGGGGACCAGAAAAGATTTTCCTAAATTATTAGTAAATGAGGCAGTTTCTAGCAAAGCTGCTTTTGGGGCATCCCCTCATCCCCAGCAGGGAGTCCGGGGCCTGGCACCCACAGGACACATGCTGTGGCTGTATTCCGTCCATTGACTGCCCAAAGTCGTCCACATGGTGGGCGTTTCTGGGAGGAGAGTCAAACCCCACAGCCTGCGTGGGCGTTTGCTTAATAACTGTACAGACatgttttttaattaactttgtcTAGTAGTTTTCTAGTATGTTCCTTTCACTGCACCGTCGCAGGCCAGCTTGTACCAACGCCAACACTAGGTCCATTTCCTCTGGGTCCATGGTCGTTGTCCGTGTCTTTGTAATCAAACTCATGAACCAGGCTTCCAACTCTGGTCATCTGCTTGCTTACGTCAATACTTAGAGATCTCTGGCTTTCAAGGAAATTTCCACTGTTGAGTGGCAtgaaaggcttttttaaaaaaaaaaattctgatagtCATAACTTCCTGCATATTAGCATTAAAATCATCTGCCTTGGAAAGCTGAGAATACTCTTGCATAATCCAAAATGTGTCTTTAATTTGTAAGTTACACAATAAAAATGTGCTGCACGAAGAGTAAGCCACGTGGAACCGCGCTAGCCGCAGGCCCTTGAAATGCTTGCCCCAAACCGAGGGACTTTGCCTCCCGTGTGGCACTGACTGTCCTGTGGATGGTCATATATAGACAGGTCAGCAGAGACCACAAAAAATGCAACACGACTTTCTACATCTGTCCAGGGGATGTGCTTCCTGAGGCCTGGAAGTATTTTCACTATTTACCTAGGTTGGAAAAATTAAACAAGGATGCTATTACAGGTAGAGACCCTCTTCTGTTTGCCTGTGACCAATGTTGTAGTAAGGGCTCTGTTCTTTTCCAGAATATGTTCTTGCCCTGGTTGGGACCTTTTCATTTTCCTAGCTTATAATAAGAACGCTCCTGCTTCCCTGATGAGTCGGCCTGTTTCTCTCTCCTGAAGAGCAAAGAGCAGCCAGGTGGTTGTGCTGACCATCACTTGGCTTGCTCACCCTGATGCTCTGGCTATAAAACCTTCCAGTTTTCTCTCTCTGTAgtatttcctcctcttctctggaGGGCTTGGATGCTGCCATTGCATCCTTGCCTAGATGTCCAGACTGACTTGGAAACTGTTCTAATTGGCaaagtctttttttcttgcttttaactTGAGGGAAACTGGCATTCAGTTGATGTGCTATTTCTAGACTGTAGATGTGTGAGTTGAGTCTGAACCCACCCAGGGAGTATTGTGAACCCACCATTGCAGAGGGTCACAGTGAGGGTGACTTTCCCATACTGAAAAacttgaaaattatatgaataaattGTCTATATCAGAACCAAATTATACTTGctttacaccaaaaaaaaaaaacaactgtggaGAACTAAAAGTACATTACTCAAAATTTTAGTGTTTATttcacctattccagtatttATGCAATTAGATCAATTTTTCCTAGAAAAATGGTGGTTACATAATCTAGTGAGTCACTGTGTATTCTGCTATGGTaatacatcaatgctgtataatTAATCCTGTGGATGCCTACTGGTTACTCTGTCCAAATTAAGCTACCATGGTAGCAACTATCTAGGACTCTTGGTctgcaaaagtaaaataaatgttcagtgtgtactttgctttctcctttgtGTAAGACTCAAGTGTTTGGGCTACTGAAATGAACATGGGTGGGTTCTTACTGCCTTCATCTGTTTTTTGAAGGTTTTTCCTGTTACCAAAAACTAAGGAAGCAAAACAAGAGCTTGGGCacagaaaaaacatttctttccagAAGAGAAAGAATTTCACTTCCACACACCCTCTTTGGGCCCTAATTTCTTGTCagatttttctacattttccacTTCTGGCCAGGTAGTAAACTGGAGGTGAcgttaagtggtaaagaattcgcttccCAAAGTAGGAGATTCAAGAGAGgaaggttcaatcactgggttgggaagatccccagaaggaggaaatggcaactcactccagtattcttgcctggaaaactccatgaacagaggagcccggtgagctacagtccatggggtcgcacagagtcggacacgactgagtgcacacactgCAAGTGAATGATACTTGTTTACCGTTCTCTTCCTGAGAGTCACGATGTCGCATTACCATTTTTCTGTGACCACAAAAGTTCGAAGAATAATTTGCTTGAACTTCAGCAGGTTTGAGGCCGAACCTCAGGATTCAATGTGTTTAAAAACCTTCGCAGGCGAGCCTGAGTAAGCACTAACAGTCATCCCTGGTCTTCGCACAGCTGAAAATCCTGCGGTAACCGCTCTTCCCGCCCCGCTCCGTAAGCAAGATTCGTCTCCTTTTAGGAAGATTCAGGGTCTTGCCCCGGGGTCACGGGAGCGGGGAGAGAAGACACAGTCACGACCACCCAACCAGGCTGGTCCAGACACTTGCCGGCTCCGAGCCTCCGCCCCTAGAGTTGTCACCAGCCTGCGCCAAGGCCGGAAGTGACGCGCAGCGCGCTCCCGGCACTCTTCAGGGCGGGAGTCGGCGGCGGGGACGCGTCTTAGCTAGTCATCAGCCCGGCGCCGACGCAGGAAGTGACGACATTACTGTCGCGCGCCGGGCGCTGTTTTTTCTCAGGCTCCGGgaccggcggcggcggcggcgcaggGGTAAGTGGAGGCGGGGCGGGCCGGGCAGGGGCCACGGCGCGACCAGCTCACTCGATCTCTCCGGTCCCGGCGGGCCTCGGGCGCGTG
This genomic interval carries:
- the LOC113906688 gene encoding solute carrier family 35 member E2A isoform X10 encodes the protein MSASAKPPALGELDPGPGEKPGGRPLLAWAPVFSHRSEKIALGQSDGSPEEQVLTVTVTETTVIEADLGVWGARALTYLTLWFFFSFCTLFLNKYILSLLEGEPSMLGAVQMLSTTLIGCVKIFVPCCLYQHKTRLSYPPNFIMTMLFVGLMRFATVVLGLVSLKNVAVSFAETVKSSAPIFTVILSRTVLGEHTGLLVNLSLIPVMGGLALCTATEMSFNFLGFSAALSTNIMDCLQNVFSKKLLSGDKYRFSAAELQFYTSTAAVAMLVPAWIFFMDLPVIGRSGRSFRYSQDVVLLLLADGVLFHLQSVTAYALMGRISPVTFSVASTVKHALSIWLSVIVFGNKVTSLSAVGTVLVTAGVLLYNKAKQQQREAMQSLASATTQPPDGSSELLLPQDPRPHH